DNA from Eubalaena glacialis isolate mEubGla1 chromosome 2, mEubGla1.1.hap2.+ XY, whole genome shotgun sequence:
CTGCTCAGTCCCCTCAGGGCCCAAACTCAGGCATTGAGGGGGTAAGTTTTTACCCCAGGCATCTGGGGACAGGGGCAAGATCTAAGGTTATCTGTGCGCGCCGGGTCTGGATTGCAGGCCCCATGACGGAGACGGGGGATATCGGTGACCATAAGCTGACTGTAAGACCACGATATAAGAAGctcttccgggacttccctggcggtccagtggttaagactccgagcttccaatgcaggggacacgggtcgggaaactaagatcccgcatgccatgtggtgcggccgggaaaaaaaaaaaagaagcagctcTTCCCCCGTGTCCACAGGcagagggcctggggctggggaggccgCCTGGTGGGTGGGTTCTGGCTGGCCCCCACTAGGAGGGGAGCATTGACTAGTCTGGACTAGGCTAGGGGAGCAGCCACATGAGGAATCCTGGACTGGAGGAGCTATAGAGCCTGGGCTGCCCCCGGGGGACGGGGTGGGTCTCTGTACCACCTCTGAAGGGCTGTCCCTGCAGAGGCAGACTGTCCTGAGAGCCAGGGCCTTGAGGCCTGGGATGGGGCTCAGTCTGCCATGCTGAGGCAGTGGCCCTCCTGTCCCCAGGGCTGGGCACCAGGCCCTCCACATTAGGCTTTCCCAGACCTACAGCCAGCCCAAGAAGTTCAAGGTTTATCAGTTTACTAAAAATTACAGCATTTTTCACGTGGGCTTAAAAAATGGGGACAACGGGTACAATTAAAAACATCATAGTTGTATAGGGAATGGCCACAGGGCCAGAGGCAGCCAGTCCCCTGCAACTTCCAGGAAGCCGCACAGGCCCAGATCCAGGGCAGCAGGAAGGGGTGGATGCAAGCAAGGAGACCCTCCTGCTAAGAGGCTGAGGTCTCCTCAGGCTCCAAGGATGGGGTGTCAGCCTTGATCTTTTGGGGTCTGCGGCGGCCTGTGGGGAGGACAGGTGAGGTGGCAGCTCGGACCCCAGGCTGAGGACTCTGCCCCaacagcctccctcccacctttgtCGACGTGTTCCTCCCACCTGCACTGCCgtcccttcctctcctggagAGCCCGTTTTGGTGGTGCCCCTTCCCTCCCTAGAGGAAGATGCTGAGGAAGGCCCACCTGAGGTCGCTGGttgcctcctcctcttccctttctcaGGGACACGGGGGGCTTCTGGGTCCCATTGGAGGCTGGTCCCCTCGGGCTGCTGGGCCGCAGTCTGCTCAGGAAGGCCTCTCCGTGCCCTTTGTGTCCTTGAAGGGGCCTTGTTTGGAGGTGGAGGGTTCTGGGTGGAGAAGACACGGGTCCCTGAGGAGCTCAGCAGGTCACAGGTTGGTTAGGACCCACCATTGCCCTCCATTGTCAAGGGAAGGAGCTGCCCAAGAGCCTGGACTGGGAGGTGCAGCCAGGACAGGAGAGGGTGTAGGGAGGGGGTAGGAGCAGGGAGACATACCTCCACTTGGTCCTCAGGACCCCGCTGTGCTCCCTTGGATTTCTTCTTGCGGGACTTGCCCCCTGCAGGATACTGTTGCTGATGGGGTTGGAGGGTCTTGTGGCCGCGGCCCCCTTTCTCTAGACTCCCATGCTCCCACTCTGGAGTGCCTCCGAGGGTTGGAGTGGGGACTGGGATGGAGAAGGGTGCTGTAGCCCTTGCAAGCAACTAGTCCTTTTTCCTCTCATTACATTAGGCGTAGCTTACCTTTGGGCGCCAAGGGTCCAGGATCCCCCTAAAATGGAATCAGGAGAATTCAGCAGTCAATCTGGCAGGGGTAGTTTTCCTTGGAGAGGCAGAACTCACACCTGTCCTTCCAGATCAGTGAAGCCCCTCCCCTAGGAAGCCTCTCTGactgtcccctcccccccaggTCAGAGCCAACAGCAAGGTAACCCTGCCCTGGGCTGCTCCACTAGCTGGGACCCTGGGACTCAGAGGAGGGGACGGGCGTAGCTTAGGGGAAAGCTTAGATCCTCAGGAACAGTGCGACCCCAGGTCTTTCCATCCCACCAGCTTCCTCAGGGCTCCATTTGCCTGTGTGAGCATTAGAGCCCAAACCTGGAACCAGATGGTGCGGCCCTGCCGGTCCCGCAGGGAGCTCATGCCCGGCGTGCCGTAACACCGCAGCCAGGCTTGGAAGGCAGCAAAGTCCTCCTCCGTGCTCTCCGGCCCATAGCCTTTGCCCCCTGTGGGACAGAGGAGCCAGGTGGAGGTCAGAGGGCTGACTTAGGCTGGGGGGCGGTGGTGGGGAGCCCAGTTAGACCTGGCTCAGACCTCAGCTTTACAAGCTGATGGACTGAGTCAGGGGGCCAaggctctccctcctccagctgtgtgacctcaggctggTGTCTTCCCCACTGTGGGCCATGGCTTTCCCATCCTGGAGTTAAGAATCCTTGCCCTGCCTGCCTCATGGGCAGCTCAGGGGACATAGACACCCGACACGTGAAGCTCAGTGAAGGAGGCTTAGTCCATTTAGGAACGACTAGGTCGACAAACTTCCATTCCCCAGGCAGGGaaccaggcccagagaggggcaggaacTGTCCCAGGTTACACGATATGCCAAAGCAGACCTAGCTGGCCATCTTTGCCTCCCAGGCCTCACCCAGCTGGACCACTTCCTTGGGCACTGAGTGGCACAGCTCCAGCAGGTCTGGGTTCTGCAGCTTGGCCCTGATCTTCTGGCTCAGGGTCAGCTCCGGGCTCTGGAGAAGAGGCAGGGGTAGGACCTGGATGTCAGCATGAGGCAGGGCCACTCAGAAGGCAGCTGACCCCTCGGGGAACAGACCCCTTCGGAGCATGGCAGGACTCAGACAGTTCATCTGCCCCCCATCACCTCCCACACACACGcagagatggggaaacaggctggaagagatggggaaacaggctGGAAGCCGAGAAGGGACCTGCTTGAGTTAAGCTGGAAACACCTGACCCAGCCCAGACCCTTGTCGGCCTGCACTGATAGGTGCGTGTgtccctccctgcagcctcacCGGCCTGCGCTGCTGCAGTGCCTCCAGAACCGTGCGGGCCTTCTCGAAGGGGGGTATCCTCAGCCTGCAGTGAGGTGGAGAGAGGGCTTCATGCTAAGCAGTGGGGAATGTGGGCACACCCAGCCACCCCAGCCCTCGTGCCCAGGGCCTGCCTGCTGACCGGTATAGGATCTCTGCCCGCAGATAGTTGCCAATGCCATTGAAGAACCTCTGGTCCAAGAGGGCCTCACAAATGGGCCGGTCAAAGGCCTTGTCTGCTAGGTTTCGTAACACATTCTCCCTGGAGGGACACAGTCTGGGCACATGAGACCCattctgcccaccccacccctccctgcctcccaatGGGTtaggggagaggagctgggggaACCCGTTCCTGGGTGCAAGGGAAGGAAATGGGGAGTCCCAGTTCCCCTCTTCCCAGCCTCGGTGTTTTGGCAGCGGGAACCTCAGTTTTCTGTTAAATGGGAACAACAGTGTGGGATTTTAATGCATtacaaaaggtaaaaaaataccAGTCAAAAGCAGCATGTTCAAGAAAACACATGAGTCTAGGTATGTGGTGTGTATATCACCAAAGTGCCTCAGACTCAAGACATTTTTGAGAACAAGGTGATCACAGGACCTCAGGTGTGTCCGCAGTCTGGAACTCCCTGTCTAGGACTTCTAGTTGGTTAGATATGAAGATTAGATATTGGTGGGGTCAGGTCTTTTCAAGAAGCTGAAGATCTTCCAGGAAGCTGGTACTGGCTCTGTTTATTTAGCAGGAGTGAGGAGGCAAGCCCTGGCTGGTGAGTGCCCCAGcagctcccaccccacctccaaggGTCATGGGTCTCTCTTCACCACCATGAAGGGTACATGTGTCTCGTTTCTTTGTGGAAAAGGATCATGGCAAGACTGACTCAGTGATGGGCATGAGAAGCAAATGAAATAAGGGATGAAATAGAAGCAGATGAAATAGAAGCAAATGAAATAGAAGACAGAGTTTTTGCGGTGAAGGTAAGAGTGGAAGGTTGGCCTGGGTGTTCAGATCCCTGAGGGGGGCAGATCCCCACAGGCTCCGTAGCTGGGGGACAAAACAAGCCAAAATGCTCATCTTGTGAGAGAAGCTTCGGCTGGCAAAGAGTTAACTTGTGGCATGACTCCCTAGAAAAGGTGAAGTGGGAGAAATCCAAGACAACACAGACACTTCCCTAGGGGTGCACTTGGGGTCATACCTGGGAAGGCCAGGAGTCTGCTGCCTTCTGTGGCACCAGAGACGCCCTGACCCACCCCAGGGGGCAGCCGAAGGCGTGCCTTCCCCAAGAAAGGATTTGCCAAGTCCACTTCAGGCCTTTGTGTTTGTGATTGTCCGATTGCTTTTAATTTAGAGCTATGCacagctggctccttctcatcagGCAGGCCTCAGCTCACATGTCACCTGGGGTGGCCTTTCCTAAtgcaccctcctcctccccccacctccacagcTCAAAGTCATTTTCTACCTCTTGGATTTTTCTTCAGGCATGTGTCTATTTGAATTAATCTAGTCCCCTTTTTCCCCCTGCCCTACCTGAACTAGCTCTGTGGGAGCAGGGACCACATCcctcttgatcactgctgaacccccaACACTTAGAGCTGGCCTGGCACGAAGCAGAGACTCATACATGTTTTATCTTTAGAGGAAGGGAAGTGGCTGACACTGTGCCATCTTATGTGACCTGGATCACATCCCAGGTGGGGCCGTTACCCCTCCCTCAGACAGAAGACAGGCACAGAGACCACGGGACACAGACCAGTGGGTAGGCAGAATGTGGGAGACCACAGTCTGATTCAGAAACCACATTAGGCcgtcctctccccactcccttgaAGCAATTCCTTCCTGCTCAGCCTCTTTCTTAGGTTGTTAAAGCCTCTCCACGTTTCTTCTTAGCCTCTTGAGGGTGCCAAAAGACAGAGTGGGATGCTGACCTGAGACCCAGCTCTCACACTAACTGGCCATGTCCTCATCCACCTCTTGCTCCCACCTTCTCCCACGTCAGTTTTGGGTTTCCACATCCATTAGCTCAGGGAGCTGTCCCCAGGAAAGGACACTGTCTTGGTCTACAGATGAAGGGACTGAAGCTCAAAGGGGGCTGGAACTCGCTTCTTCTTGGCCACCGAGGCACTAATGGCCAGGCCTGGAGGCCAGGACTGTATTCATCACACCTGGTGCTGGCCCTACCTGAACTGCTCGTACTCCAGCAAGACACACGGCCCGCGGCCTGGCTGCCACTTGCCCCCGAGGTCCCAGTGGCCAAAGCGGCGGATGTCCACGAAGCAGAGAGCAAGTCGGGGGCCAGGGGGAGCCGTGTAAAAGCGCAGATGGGCATGGGGTGGCAGCGCATCGCTGGGCACCAGCTGGAAGGAGCCGGTCATGCCAAAGCGGAAGACAAGGGCCAGTGGCCCCCGTGGGGGCTGGGCCCCAGGCAGGGGGCTCAGTGTCAGGCGCAGCTCCTTGCCTCGGGCTAAAGCTGCGATGTGGTAGGCGCTGCTCTCAAAGGGCACCTCAGGGTTGCGGCTGACAGGGGACTTCTCCACACACCCGCCAAACACCAGCTCCCTGCATGCCTCGTTCACAAAGTGGCTGGCCAGATGCAGCTCAGGGCCCTCAGGCATTCTGTGGGAGGGGTGGCCAGGCCCTGTGGGGGAGGATGACAGCAGGTTGGGCCAGGTGTGCATCCAGTGAGGTAGCAATCATCACTCCCAGTTTTCAGAGGGTCAGAGGGGGCCATGGTCAACTGATAATTGGCAGGAAATCAGCTGGCTTGGCcacagcccctgctccacaaccctccccccccgccccccgaaaATGGTGAGaaagctcagactagggaaatgTGACTGCCTTGCTCATTAACACTTTCCATGGGCTTCCATGAACCCTTCCTGATTTTAGAATAACGTCCAGATCCTTCCCGGGCCCACACTGTCATCTCATTTCCTCCCACGCTCCCTCTGACTCACTTGCTTCAAGCACACTGCTCTTCTTTCCCCCATGCCTTCGCCCCTGCTGTCCCCCCTCAGTCTAGGAACATCTGAGAGAGGacctccctgaccaccctatcCAAGGCAGCATCGTACCCCCCGACCCCCTACACGTTTTCCTTTCTTCGTGGCACTCCCAGAACCTGAAATTATTTTATCATCTCTTCTCTGCCTctacctccactcccaccccagagTGGAAGCTCTGCTTGCTCATCACCCCACCGCTTGGAATCAGGCCTGCACAGGTTGTCACAATGACTGAGGGAATGAGCCTGGAAGAGAAGAGCTGGGAAAACGGTTGCTCAGAGGCTCAGCCGGCAGTGTGGAGGCCTGCCACCACCCACTGGTCAGGACCATAGCGAGGACAAGAAAGAGGGAATGCAGGTGTCTCCAGGTACATCAGCGCTGGAGTCAGGTACACACGACTTCGAGGAAGGAGATAGGAGCGTCAGAAGGGCTCCCCAAGCTCCAGCCCATGGTCCAGGGGGGAATAGGAAGCGCCCCGGTCAGCGCCTCGGGCCGAGAGAGGCGTACTCCCCTTCCTCACCCTCGCTGGCGGAGAGAGGAGAGTTTGCCACTTTCCTCTTCGCCAGAACGAAGGCGAAGGTATGTGTTGGGCAGAGGGGGACGTTTAGCCAGGGCAGACTTCTTTGccctcacccctcccccgccGCAACCTCAGCGCCGCCCCGGACCTGGCACCCGAAAGGGTTCGAAAGGGAAAAGGTGAACTTCCAGGTTCTTAATTTCGCGAGAGGCGGACGCTCTATGGCtcgcctcccacccacccccatcctccaccCCCGCTGCCTGTCCTCGGTTAACCCTGGCTCCCTGCCTCCCCAAGGCCCCCAATCCCGTCCTCTCCTCAGCTCTGCTGCACACACAACCCGACCCCGGGCCCACCCCCAGGCTACCTGGGCCCCGCGCCGCTCCCGCCAGCCTGCAGCCACTATGGGGTTAAGGCCGGGGGCGAAGCGGATCCTGAGAGCACGCTGGGAGCTGCGGTCGCTGCTCCAGCGCCTGATGGGAAGTGTAGTTCCTCAGGTAGGTGGCAAAGACTGTTCCGGGTGGGGTCCCAGAGCCGGGGGGCCTGGGGTGTGGGAAAGGCTTTGGGGCAGTCACCTGGCTGGGGGGTGGCGGAAGAACCTGGCTTCCCGCTGCCCGGCGACGGCGGGATCCGGCGTCAGGTCTGAGGTCCCGGGTTGCAGCTGTCTCTGTGGCTGTGAGAAGCCACCCGGCTAGTCCGGGACCGGGTCGGCActcccagcaggaaacagaagCACCGTCCCGAAGCAGAGGCGCCTGCAGCTGTGCGCAGGGCGCGAACAGGTGCGCGATAAATGCAGGCTCTGGGGACCCGGTGGTGGCTCTAAGTTTCAACGCTAGTCAGACATAACAAGTAAACATCATCACCACGGGTGATGAAGTGTAGCCAAGCAGCCAAAGGCAGGAGCCGAGAGCAGAACCTACTTCCGATGTGGAGGAGGGTCTCTCTGCAATGACATTTAGGCTGAAACCTCAGAAGGAGCCATCCGGAAAAGACAGGGGACGAGTCGTTACGACAGGCGGAAAGAACTGCCAATGCAAAGGCTTGGAGGCTGGAAAGCGAGCGATTGGCCCACT
Protein-coding regions in this window:
- the NEIL1 gene encoding endonuclease 8-like 1 isoform X5 — protein: MPEGPELHLASHFVNEACRELVFGGCVEKSPVSRNPEVPFESSAYHIAALARGKELRLTLSPLPGAQPPRGPLALVFRFGMTGSFQLVPSDALPPHAHLRFYTAPPGPRLALCFVDIRRFGHWDLGGKWQPGRGPCVLLEYEQFRLCPSRENVLRNLADKAFDRPICEALLDQRFFNGIGNYLRAEILYRLRIPPFEKARTVLEALQQRRPGDPGPLAPKVPTPTLGGTPEWEHGSLEKGGRGHKTLQPHQQQYPAGGKSRKKKSKGAQRGPEDQVENPPPPNKAPSRTQRARRGLPEQTAAQQPEGTSLQWDPEAPRVPEKGKRRRQPATSGRRRPQKIKADTPSLEPEETSAS
- the NEIL1 gene encoding endonuclease 8-like 1 isoform X4; protein product: MPEGPELHLASHFVNEACRELVFGGCVEKSPVSRNPEVPFESSAYHIAALARGKELRLTLSPLPGAQPPRGPLALVFRFGMTGSFQLVPSDALPPHAHLRFYTAPPGPRLALCFVDIRRFGHWDLGGKWQPGRGPCVLLEYEQFRLCPSRENVLRNLADKAFDRPICEALLDQRFFNGIGNYLRAEILYRLRIPPFEKARTVLEALQQRRPSPELTLSQKIRAKLQNPDLLELCHSVPKEVVQLGGKGYGPESTEEDFAAFQAWLRCYGTPGMSSLRDRQGRTIWFQGDPGPLAPKGGKSRKKKSKGAQRGPEDQVENPPPPNKAPSRTQRARRGLPEQTAAQQPEGTSLQWDPEAPRVPEKGKRRRQPATSGRRRPQKIKADTPSLEPEETSAS
- the NEIL1 gene encoding endonuclease 8-like 1 isoform X2 is translated as MPEGPELHLASHFVNEACRELVFGGCVEKSPVSRNPEVPFESSAYHIAALARGKELRLTLSPLPGAQPPRGPLALVFRFGMTGSFQLVPSDALPPHAHLRFYTAPPGPRLALCFVDIRRFGHWDLGGKWQPGRGPCVLLEYEQFRLCPSRENVLRNLADKAFDRPICEALLDQRFFNGIGNYLRAEILYRLRIPPFEKARTVLEALQQRRPSPELTLSQKIRAKLQNPDLLELCHSVPKEVVQLGGKGYGPESTEEDFAAFQAWLRCYGTPGMSSLRDRQGRTIWFQGDPGPLAPKVPTPTLGGTPEWEHGSLEKGGRGHKTLQPHQQQYPAGGKSRKKKSKGAQRGPEDQVENPPPPNKAPSRTQRARRGLPEQTAAQQPEGTSLQWDPEAPRVPEKGKRRRQPATSGRRRPQKIKADTPSLEPEETSAS
- the NEIL1 gene encoding endonuclease 8-like 1 isoform X6; amino-acid sequence: MPEGPELHLASHFVNEACRELVFGGCVEKSPVSRNPEVPFESSAYHIAALARGKELRLTLSPLPGAQPPRGPLALVFRFGMTGSFQLVPSDALPPHAHLRFYTAPPGPRLALCFVDIRRFGHWDLGGKWQPGRGPCVLLEYEQFRENVLRNLADKAFDRPICEALLDQRFFNGIGNYLRAEILYRLRIPPFEKARTVLEALQQRRPGDPGPLAPKVPTPTLGGTPEWEHGSLEKGGRGHKTLQPHQQQYPAGGKSRKKKSKGAQRGPEDQVENPPPPNKAPSRTQRARRGLPEQTAAQQPEGTSLQWDPEAPRVPEKGKRRRQPATSGRRRPQKIKADTPSLEPEETSAS
- the NEIL1 gene encoding endonuclease 8-like 1 isoform X3 → MPEGPELHLASHFVNEACRELVFGGCVEKSPVSRNPEVPFESSAYHIAALARGKELRLTLSPLPGAQPPRGPLALVFRFGMTGSFQLVPSDALPPHAHLRFYTAPPGPRLALCFVDIRRFGHWDLGGKWQPGRGPCVLLEYEQFRENVLRNLADKAFDRPICEALLDQRFFNGIGNYLRAEILYRLRIPPFEKARTVLEALQQRRPSPELTLSQKIRAKLQNPDLLELCHSVPKEVVQLGGKGYGPESTEEDFAAFQAWLRCYGTPGMSSLRDRQGRTIWFQGDPGPLAPKGGKSRKKKSKGAQRGPEDQVENPPPPNKAPSRTQRARRGLPEQTAAQQPEGTSLQWDPEAPRVPEKGKRRRQPATSGRRRPQKIKADTPSLEPEETSAS
- the NEIL1 gene encoding endonuclease 8-like 1 isoform X1 — protein: MPEGPELHLASHFVNEACRELVFGGCVEKSPVSRNPEVPFESSAYHIAALARGKELRLTLSPLPGAQPPRGPLALVFRFGMTGSFQLVPSDALPPHAHLRFYTAPPGPRLALCFVDIRRFGHWDLGGKWQPGRGPCVLLEYEQFRENVLRNLADKAFDRPICEALLDQRFFNGIGNYLRAEILYRLRIPPFEKARTVLEALQQRRPSPELTLSQKIRAKLQNPDLLELCHSVPKEVVQLGGKGYGPESTEEDFAAFQAWLRCYGTPGMSSLRDRQGRTIWFQGDPGPLAPKVPTPTLGGTPEWEHGSLEKGGRGHKTLQPHQQQYPAGGKSRKKKSKGAQRGPEDQVENPPPPNKAPSRTQRARRGLPEQTAAQQPEGTSLQWDPEAPRVPEKGKRRRQPATSGRRRPQKIKADTPSLEPEETSAS